The stretch of DNA CCACTTCAGCAGCAGTTGGTGCGACAGGAGTCACTGCTGTAGAGTAAGGAACTGACGAGCTGAACCGGTTGGACAAGACATTGTAGAGGGGAGCCTGATCCACAAACGGCAGGATCATGGTTGACCAGGCAAAACCCTGGAAGGACGGTGCAGCGGCGTTGTTGAAGCCGATGTGCCCAGGTGGGAAGACCAGAGAATTGTCATGGTAGTTGTGCAGTGCCAGGCCCAACTGCTTCAGGTTGTTACGGCACTGTGTACGGCGTGCAGCTTCACGGGCCTGCTGGACAGCAGGGAGAAGCAATGCAATCAGGATGGCGATAATTGCAATCACCACCAGCAACTCAATCAGTGTGAAGCCAGACTTCCGCGAACCCATCTTCATAAATCGTCCACCTCGAAAGGACATCAAAAATTCAGGCTGACACCGCGTCCAACACAGACGCACCGCAGCCATGACAACATTTCCTGGATAAGCATATTTTGCGCCAATCTTCAAAATGCATTGGCCGCATATCGACTAGTCCATTGACAGTATCCTACATGCTAAACCCACCCGATGCTCTCGGGATTCGATCACTTTTTCAACAGATTATCAATTCTCCCTGTTTCTTCAGAATCACATTTTCTGCCATCTGTCGCTTTTGTGAACAAACTCCTTTTTTCTGCATCAAACTGGTACAACCCTATCACATTTCTCATGGTGCTGAAGCAAAAATACACACCACCTCCAACCGAATGATTCGCCTCGCAAAGGATCGATTTTCATGATGTCATCCACACTTGCTGATGAGTTGAAAAACCGTCGTCCAGAAAATGTCAAAATTCTTTGTCAACTGCTGTCAATCCCCTCGATCAGTGCTGATCCTCAGTGCGCTGATTCACTCCACCAAGCTGCTGCAACTTTGAGCGAGTTGTTTCAAATTGCAGGCACTGGCTGGTCCTGTGAAGTTGTCGCCACCGCTGGTTATCCCATTGTCTGGGCCCGCTATCGCGCATCGGGTAATCGTAGACGCGCAATTGTTTACGGGCACTACGATGTTCAACCGGCAGACCCTCTGGATCTTTGGACAACGCCTCCCTTCGAGCCCACCCTTCGTGATGGAAAAATCTATGCACGAGGGGCCACCGACGACAAAGGCCAGATGCTCACCCACATCCTCTCAGCCCTGGCCTGGATGAAGTCCGCCGGCCAGCTCCCCATTGATCTCGATTACATTATTGAAGGCGAAGAAGAGGTCGGTTCCGAGAACCTCGAACGCTTTCTCGCAGAGCACCGCGACGAACTCAAAGCCGATGTGGCGGTCATCAGCGATACCAGCCAGTACGCGCCTGGCTGGCCAGCGATAACCACAGGCTTAAGAGGCATCTTCGCCTGCGAAGTCCGCGTGCATGGCCCACGAAAAGATCTGCATAGTGGTGTCTTCGGCGGAGCCATACCGAATCCCATTCGCGAATTGACTCGCCTCTTAAGCCTCTTGCACAACGAATACAACGAAGTCCAGGTGCCAGGCTTCTATGCGGATGTCGTCCCCCTGACAGACGCAGATCGGGCCGGGTTTGCCGAACTCCCTTTCGATCAGGCCGCTTTTCTGGCAGAAACTGGTGCCATCGGTTTGCGCGGCGAAGCCGGATTTACTCCCCTTGAACAGCGTTGGGCCAGACCCACACTCGAGTTCAACGGCATCTATGGTGGCTACACGGGTCCTGGCCCGAAAACGATCGTTCCTGCGAGTGCCACAGCCAAAATCACCTGCCGCCTGGTCGCCAATCAGAATCCAGATGTTCTGATGAAATCGCTCGAAGATTTTCTTCGCAGTCAACTGCATCCCTCCTGCCGACTCGAGTTCACAGCCGATCACGGTTGCCCTGCTTTTCTAATGGATCGGCAAAGCCCGTTTCTGCAAGCTGCCAGCAAGGCTATTGAAGCCGGTTTTGGAAAAGCTCCGGTTTTCATTCGAGAAGGTGGTTCGATTCCAGTGGTGGCGACCTTCAAGCGTTTGCTGGAAATCGATACACTCCTCCTGGGATGGGGCCAGAACACTGACAATCTGCACAGTCCTGATGAACATTTCTTAATCGAAGATTTTCATCGGGGAACTCTGGCCAGTGCCATCCTCTGGGAAGAACTGGCCAAAGTTTGATCTGGCCACGATCCGAACCAAAATCCGTTGAAAGGTATCTCTGAAGAATCGGGCGTTCCCGGCACCTTCAGATTCTTTCAAACTCCTGAAGCCCAATAAGACCATACGCGCGAAAGCTAACATGCTGGATCTTCAGTTTATCTGCGACAATCTCGAACTGATCACGAAGAATTGTGCCGACCGCAACGTGGCCATTGATCTGTCGCGATTATTGGAACTGCGGGACAAGCGGATTGAACTGATCCAGCAGGCCGACCAGACCCGCCATGCCCAGAAGGAACTTTCGGCGGCCATCCCCAAAATGGCTGACCCCACCGAGAAGCAGAAACTTGTCGCCGAAGGCCGGACTCTGCGAGAGAAAATCGCGACATTCGAAACTCAGCAGCAGGAGGTCGAAGCCGCCCTGCGGGAAATTCAGGCTCAGGTCCCCAATCTCACTCATCCCGACGCACCTGTCGGCCCGGATGAAACCTTCAGCAAAGTCATTCGCACCTGGGGAACACCCAGGGCGTTCGATTTCAAAGTGCGAGATCACGTGGAGCTGGCTGAGATCTGCGACCTGATTGACTTTCAGGCCGGAACTAAAGTCGCTGGCCATGGCTTTTACTTTTTGAAGAACGAAGCCGTGCTGCTCGAACTGGCACTGGTGCAGTTCGCCATCCAGAAACTTGTGGCCAAAGGGTTTACACCATATGTCACTCCTGATCTGGCACGCCACGAAGTGCTCGAAGGGACAGGCTACAACCCGCGCGGCAACGAAACACAGATTTACTCGATCAATGGAACGGATTTGAGCCTCGTCGCCACAGCCGAGATCCCTCTGGGTGGTTCCTTGAAGGATGAGATTCTCGATATCGAACAGTTACCCATTCGCATGGCCGGATTGTCGCATTGCTTCCGCACAGAAGCCGGCGCTCATGGCCGGGCCAGCCGGGGGATTTATCGCGTTCATCAGTTTACCAAGGTCGAGATGTTTGCTTTCACAGCTCCCGACCTGACAGCTTCCAACGCGATGCACGAAGAGATCGTGGCGATCGAAGAAGAAGTCTTCCAGCAGTTGGGTATTCCTTATCAGGTTCTCGATACCTGCAGTGGAGACCT from Planctopirus ephydatiae encodes:
- a CDS encoding dipeptidase; its protein translation is MMSSTLADELKNRRPENVKILCQLLSIPSISADPQCADSLHQAAATLSELFQIAGTGWSCEVVATAGYPIVWARYRASGNRRRAIVYGHYDVQPADPLDLWTTPPFEPTLRDGKIYARGATDDKGQMLTHILSALAWMKSAGQLPIDLDYIIEGEEEVGSENLERFLAEHRDELKADVAVISDTSQYAPGWPAITTGLRGIFACEVRVHGPRKDLHSGVFGGAIPNPIRELTRLLSLLHNEYNEVQVPGFYADVVPLTDADRAGFAELPFDQAAFLAETGAIGLRGEAGFTPLEQRWARPTLEFNGIYGGYTGPGPKTIVPASATAKITCRLVANQNPDVLMKSLEDFLRSQLHPSCRLEFTADHGCPAFLMDRQSPFLQAASKAIEAGFGKAPVFIREGGSIPVVATFKRLLEIDTLLLGWGQNTDNLHSPDEHFLIEDFHRGTLASAILWEELAKV
- the serS gene encoding serine--tRNA ligase translates to MLDLQFICDNLELITKNCADRNVAIDLSRLLELRDKRIELIQQADQTRHAQKELSAAIPKMADPTEKQKLVAEGRTLREKIATFETQQQEVEAALREIQAQVPNLTHPDAPVGPDETFSKVIRTWGTPRAFDFKVRDHVELAEICDLIDFQAGTKVAGHGFYFLKNEAVLLELALVQFAIQKLVAKGFTPYVTPDLARHEVLEGTGYNPRGNETQIYSINGTDLSLVATAEIPLGGSLKDEILDIEQLPIRMAGLSHCFRTEAGAHGRASRGIYRVHQFTKVEMFAFTAPDLTASNAMHEEIVAIEEEVFQQLGIPYQVLDTCSGDLGAPAYRKYDLEAWMPGRNTFGEVTSASNCTDFQSRRLGIRCRLPEKKGTQHVHTLNGTCVAISRALIAVLENYQLADGGIEIPEILRPWVGKHHIAPRRAAIV